From the Thermococcus guaymasensis DSM 11113 genome, one window contains:
- the iorA gene encoding indolepyruvate ferredoxin oxidoreductase subunit alpha, protein MAKVTDMVLWDKPGERVLLLGNQAIARGALEANIAVYAAYPGTPSSELTDTMAIVAKKAGVYMEYSTNEKVAFETALAAAWSGLRAMTAMKHVGLNVAADTFLSAVGMGVEGGFVIMVADDPSMWSSQNEQDTRVYAKFANVPVLEPSDPHEAKEMTKYAFELSEKFKHFVILRTTTRSSHARGDVVLGELPEEIKTGKRKFGNFKKDPSRFVDVPANARKFHPIVLEKIEKIREELNNCPFNRIEGKEDAKVGIIAPGLSYAYVKEALHWLGVDNVKILKLGTPFPVPYGLLEKFFDGLEKVLIVEELEPVVEEQVKTWAYDKGIRIPIHGKDLVPRVYEMTTRRAVEAIAKFLGIPTPVNYEELDAKYKKALEIVPPRPPSLCPACPHRNSFFAIKKATHSKGIYPSDIGCYTLGLLPPLNAVDTTVAMGASIGIAHGLDVALNGVPGEDERKTGKEKKVIVATIGDSTFYHTGLPALANAIYNRSNVLVVVLDNLVTAMTGDQPNPSTGQTPHGEGRRIPIEDVAKAMGADFVAVVDPYDIKATYETIKKALEVDGVSVVVARQVCALYRIGQMRRKGEKWPIYYVDEEACTGCKICINAYGCPAIYWDEEKKQARVEPTMCWGCGGCAQVCPFGAFKPVEGGEE, encoded by the coding sequence ATGGCAAAGGTTACAGACATGGTGTTGTGGGACAAGCCTGGGGAGAGGGTTCTCCTCCTCGGCAACCAGGCCATAGCGCGCGGTGCGCTTGAGGCAAACATAGCGGTTTACGCCGCCTACCCCGGAACCCCGAGCTCGGAGCTCACCGACACAATGGCCATCGTGGCAAAGAAGGCGGGCGTTTACATGGAGTACTCCACCAACGAGAAGGTCGCTTTCGAGACCGCTTTAGCTGCTGCCTGGAGCGGCCTCAGGGCCATGACGGCAATGAAGCACGTCGGACTGAACGTCGCCGCCGATACCTTCCTCAGCGCCGTCGGAATGGGCGTCGAGGGCGGCTTCGTCATAATGGTCGCCGACGATCCGAGCATGTGGAGCAGCCAGAACGAGCAGGACACCAGGGTTTACGCGAAGTTCGCCAACGTCCCGGTCCTTGAGCCTTCTGACCCGCACGAGGCCAAGGAGATGACGAAGTACGCCTTCGAGCTCAGCGAGAAGTTCAAGCACTTTGTCATCCTTAGGACAACCACGAGGAGCTCCCACGCGAGGGGCGACGTCGTCCTCGGAGAGCTACCTGAGGAAATAAAGACCGGCAAGAGGAAGTTCGGGAACTTCAAGAAGGACCCGAGCAGGTTCGTGGACGTCCCGGCCAACGCCAGGAAGTTCCACCCGATAGTACTTGAGAAGATCGAGAAGATACGTGAGGAGCTCAACAACTGCCCGTTCAACCGGATAGAGGGCAAAGAGGACGCCAAGGTCGGTATAATCGCTCCGGGCCTCAGCTACGCCTACGTCAAGGAGGCCCTTCACTGGCTCGGCGTTGATAATGTCAAGATTCTTAAGCTCGGAACACCGTTCCCCGTCCCGTACGGGCTGCTTGAGAAGTTTTTCGACGGCCTTGAGAAGGTTCTCATCGTCGAGGAGCTTGAGCCTGTCGTCGAGGAGCAGGTCAAGACCTGGGCCTACGACAAGGGAATCAGGATTCCGATCCACGGAAAGGACCTCGTGCCGAGGGTCTACGAGATGACAACGAGGAGGGCCGTCGAGGCCATAGCCAAGTTCCTCGGTATCCCCACGCCGGTTAACTACGAGGAGCTTGACGCAAAGTACAAGAAGGCGCTTGAGATAGTCCCGCCGAGGCCACCGAGCCTCTGCCCGGCCTGTCCTCACAGGAACAGCTTCTTCGCCATAAAGAAGGCCACCCACTCAAAGGGCATCTACCCCAGCGACATAGGCTGTTACACCCTCGGTCTCCTCCCGCCGCTCAACGCCGTTGACACCACCGTTGCGATGGGTGCCTCAATAGGTATCGCCCACGGACTTGATGTTGCCTTAAACGGTGTGCCCGGCGAGGACGAGAGGAAGACCGGCAAGGAGAAGAAGGTCATCGTTGCTACCATCGGTGACTCGACCTTCTACCACACCGGACTTCCTGCACTCGCTAACGCAATCTACAACCGCTCCAACGTGCTCGTCGTCGTCCTCGACAACCTCGTGACGGCAATGACCGGTGACCAGCCCAACCCGAGCACCGGCCAGACCCCGCACGGTGAGGGGAGGAGAATACCAATCGAGGACGTTGCCAAGGCGATGGGCGCCGACTTCGTTGCCGTCGTCGACCCCTACGACATAAAGGCCACTTACGAGACCATAAAGAAGGCCCTTGAGGTTGACGGTGTCAGTGTCGTCGTCGCGAGGCAGGTCTGTGCCCTCTACAGGATAGGCCAGATGAGAAGGAAGGGCGAGAAGTGGCCTATCTACTACGTGGACGAAGAAGCCTGTACCGGCTGTAAGATATGTATCAACGCCTACGGCTGTCCGGCAATCTACTGGGACGAGGAGAAGAAGCAGGCGAGAGTTGAGCCGACCATGTGCTGGGGTTGCGGAGGCTGTGCTCAGGTCTGTCCGTTTGGAGCCTTTAAGCCCGTAGAGGGGGGAGAAGAATGA
- the cca gene encoding CCA tRNA nucleotidyltransferase has protein sequence MNIEAVIERVLQSIRPTDEERAFVEALMKELRTIAEEKINELGLDVKPYFVGSLAKDTYLAGDHDVDLFLAFPLETPLEELREKGLELGEAIAEKLDSYEIAYAEHPYVRAKYRGVSVDLVPCYDVKDWRDVRTAVDRSILHTRWVNGNLKGRNDEVRLLKRFLKGINAYGSEIYVRGFSGYLAEILIIKYGSFLEVLEKADFMLRQKVIDPAGWLRREPEVAMKTVRRETKEDRPLIVIDPVDPRRNVSANLSWERYGIFYFKAHQFLENPSEEFFFGKTGTKGSYLAELRRKGTHLVTLMFPKPDLVDDILLPQLERSAKGFERALSREGFRVLSWDVGHRSGKAFVMLEVDRRERERVTIKPGPEFFTERGWDFYRKNEKVWIIGKRLYAEKRVKENIIDVILELLEKDQVALGKNVREDIKSGEILLDYVPKELEEDAYLFLSREKWNLKG, from the coding sequence ATGAACATCGAGGCAGTGATAGAGAGAGTCCTCCAGAGTATACGCCCGACGGATGAGGAGAGGGCCTTCGTTGAGGCCCTTATGAAGGAGCTGAGAACCATAGCCGAGGAAAAAATCAACGAACTCGGTCTCGACGTCAAGCCCTATTTTGTCGGCTCCCTCGCCAAGGACACTTATCTGGCCGGAGACCACGACGTCGACCTTTTCCTTGCCTTTCCCCTCGAAACTCCCCTCGAAGAGCTGAGGGAAAAAGGCCTGGAACTCGGAGAGGCCATTGCGGAAAAACTCGACTCATACGAGATAGCCTACGCCGAGCATCCCTACGTTCGAGCCAAATACCGGGGTGTGAGCGTTGACCTCGTGCCCTGCTACGACGTCAAGGACTGGAGAGACGTTAGAACGGCCGTTGACCGCTCGATACTCCACACGAGGTGGGTGAACGGGAACCTTAAAGGGCGGAACGATGAGGTTAGACTGCTCAAGCGCTTTTTGAAGGGCATTAACGCCTACGGGAGTGAAATTTATGTAAGGGGTTTTTCAGGCTACCTGGCCGAAATCCTCATCATCAAGTACGGCTCGTTCTTGGAAGTTCTGGAGAAGGCAGACTTCATGTTGAGGCAGAAGGTAATAGACCCCGCCGGCTGGCTGAGGAGAGAGCCTGAGGTTGCAATGAAGACCGTGAGGAGGGAAACCAAGGAAGACAGGCCGTTAATCGTCATCGACCCAGTTGACCCGAGGCGGAACGTTTCAGCCAACCTGAGCTGGGAGCGCTACGGAATTTTCTACTTCAAGGCGCATCAGTTCCTGGAAAACCCCTCCGAGGAGTTTTTCTTCGGAAAGACTGGAACAAAGGGAAGCTACCTCGCCGAACTGAGGAGAAAGGGAACCCACCTCGTTACCCTAATGTTTCCAAAGCCAGACCTCGTTGATGACATCCTCCTCCCCCAGCTGGAGAGGAGCGCCAAGGGCTTTGAGAGAGCCCTATCAAGGGAAGGGTTCAGAGTCCTCAGCTGGGATGTGGGGCACAGAAGCGGCAAGGCGTTCGTGATGCTTGAGGTGGACAGGAGGGAACGAGAAAGGGTCACAATAAAGCCCGGGCCGGAGTTCTTCACAGAGAGGGGCTGGGACTTCTACAGAAAGAACGAGAAGGTGTGGATCATCGGCAAGAGGCTCTACGCTGAGAAGAGAGTTAAGGAGAACATCATTGACGTCATCTTGGAGCTCCTGGAGAAGGACCAGGTCGCGCTGGGAAAGAACGTGAGGGAAGATATAAAAAGCGGGGAAATCCTGCTAGACTACGTTCCCAAGGAGCTGGAGGAGGACGCTTACCTCTTCTTGAGCAGGGAGAAGTGGAACCTGAAAGGTTAG
- a CDS encoding ferritin family protein encodes MNVRELLEALIHQENELYNLHKLGETFATFERAEFADTFRLIAEEELRHRRTLESILSEESLEGSEVIDYMDVLSLEPVLKDKRAEPSSLEELVVEAIIREQHAYEMYSKLSKILKGPLSQIFRMMAGEELKHVYRLRIVYEAL; translated from the coding sequence ATGAACGTTAGAGAGCTCCTGGAGGCATTAATACACCAAGAAAACGAGCTTTACAACCTCCACAAGCTGGGTGAAACCTTCGCGACCTTTGAGAGAGCCGAGTTCGCGGACACCTTCCGGCTGATTGCGGAGGAGGAACTCAGGCACAGAAGAACCCTGGAGTCCATACTATCAGAGGAGAGCCTTGAGGGAAGTGAGGTCATAGACTACATGGATGTACTATCCCTCGAACCGGTTCTAAAGGATAAAAGGGCTGAACCAAGCTCCCTCGAAGAACTGGTTGTCGAGGCCATCATCAGGGAACAGCACGCATACGAGATGTATTCAAAGCTCTCGAAGATACTAAAGGGCCCTCTCAGCCAGATTTTTAGAATGATGGCCGGTGAAGAGCTGAAGCACGTTTACCGGCTCAGAATAGTGTACGAGGCCCTTTAG
- a CDS encoding HAD-IIA family hydrolase produces the protein MVGIIFDMDGVVYRGNEPIEGAKEVIEFLKKRSIPFIFLTNNSTRDPAMYREKLLLMGIDVPEDTIVTSGVATRLYMKKHLKPGKIFVIGGEGLHREMKRLGWGTVGLDDARNGMWREIKYVVVGLDPELTYEKLKYGTLAIRNGAKFIGTNPDTTYPAEEGLYPGAGAIIAALKASTEVEPLIIGKPNEPAYEVAKEKLGPVDEIWMVGDRLDTDIVFAKRFGMKAIMVLTGVSSLKDIEKSEVKPDLVLPSIKELKNHISTVLGDENER, from the coding sequence ATGGTAGGCATAATCTTTGACATGGATGGTGTTGTTTACAGGGGAAACGAACCGATTGAAGGAGCCAAGGAGGTTATAGAATTCTTAAAGAAAAGAAGTATCCCGTTCATATTTCTCACCAACAACTCCACCAGAGATCCGGCCATGTACCGTGAGAAGCTTCTCTTGATGGGGATAGACGTCCCCGAGGATACAATAGTAACATCTGGTGTAGCAACAAGGCTCTATATGAAAAAGCACCTTAAACCGGGAAAAATCTTCGTCATAGGCGGAGAAGGACTGCACCGGGAGATGAAGCGCCTCGGCTGGGGCACAGTTGGCCTCGACGACGCCAGGAATGGTATGTGGAGAGAAATTAAGTACGTTGTTGTTGGTCTCGACCCGGAGCTAACCTACGAGAAGCTCAAGTATGGAACGCTGGCGATAAGAAATGGCGCAAAGTTCATAGGCACTAACCCCGACACCACTTACCCTGCCGAGGAAGGCCTATACCCTGGAGCAGGCGCAATAATAGCGGCGCTGAAGGCCTCTACTGAAGTTGAGCCGTTAATAATAGGAAAACCAAACGAACCGGCATACGAGGTTGCCAAAGAGAAGCTCGGGCCCGTGGATGAGATTTGGATGGTGGGAGACCGGCTGGATACTGATATCGTTTTTGCCAAGCGCTTTGGAATGAAAGCTATAATGGTGCTCACAGGGGTCAGCAGTCTAAAGGACATCGAAAAGAGCGAAGTTAAACCAGACCTCGTGCTCCCAAGCATAAAGGAGCTCAAGAACCACATATCCACAGTGCTGGGGGATGAGAATGAACGTTAG
- a CDS encoding acetate--CoA ligase family protein: MDLDYFFKPRGIAVIGASNDPRKLGYDVFKNLKRYKDGKVYPVNIKDETVQGIKAYKNVKDIPDEVDLAVIVVPKRFVKQAITDCGEKGVKGAVIITAGFGETGEEGKKEERELVEIAHSYGMRLIGPNCVGVMNTHNDMNATFIMDAKKGSIAFVSQSGALGAGIVYKTVKEGIGFSKFISVGNMADLDFAELMEYLADTEEDKAIALYIEGIRDGRKFIEVAKRVTKKKPVIALKAGKSESGARAASSHTGSLAGSWKIYEAAFKQSGVLVAETIDDMLSMARAFTQPLPKGRRVAIMTNAGGPGVLTADELDKRGLKLANLEEKTMEELRSFLPPMAAVKNPVDMIASARGEDYYRTAKALLEDPNVDMLIAICVVPTFAGMTPTEHAEGVIRAVKEVNNGKPVLGLFMAGYVSEKAKEFLEANGIPSYERPEDAAAGAYALVQQARNAGVLEEE; encoded by the coding sequence ATGGACCTGGACTACTTCTTCAAACCGAGGGGCATAGCCGTCATCGGGGCATCCAACGATCCCCGGAAGCTCGGCTACGATGTCTTCAAAAACCTCAAGAGATACAAGGATGGCAAGGTTTACCCAGTCAACATCAAGGACGAGACCGTTCAGGGCATCAAGGCATACAAGAACGTCAAGGACATCCCAGATGAAGTTGACCTCGCAGTTATTGTTGTCCCGAAGAGGTTCGTGAAGCAGGCGATAACCGACTGCGGCGAAAAGGGCGTTAAAGGGGCCGTCATTATAACTGCCGGCTTCGGTGAGACCGGCGAGGAGGGCAAGAAGGAAGAGCGCGAGCTCGTCGAGATAGCGCACAGCTACGGCATGAGGCTCATCGGGCCGAACTGCGTCGGCGTGATGAACACCCACAACGACATGAACGCGACCTTCATCATGGACGCCAAGAAGGGAAGCATAGCCTTCGTGAGCCAGAGCGGTGCCTTGGGAGCCGGAATCGTCTACAAGACCGTCAAGGAAGGGATAGGCTTCTCCAAGTTCATCAGCGTCGGCAACATGGCCGACCTTGACTTTGCTGAGCTGATGGAGTACCTAGCCGACACCGAGGAAGACAAGGCAATAGCCCTCTACATCGAAGGAATAAGGGACGGGAGGAAGTTTATCGAGGTCGCCAAGCGCGTTACCAAGAAGAAGCCCGTTATAGCACTCAAGGCCGGAAAGAGCGAGAGCGGTGCTAGAGCGGCGTCAAGCCACACCGGTTCTTTAGCTGGAAGCTGGAAGATTTACGAGGCGGCGTTCAAGCAGAGCGGCGTCCTCGTGGCCGAGACAATAGACGACATGCTCAGTATGGCGAGGGCCTTCACGCAGCCGCTTCCGAAGGGCAGACGCGTCGCGATAATGACCAACGCCGGCGGGCCGGGAGTTCTGACCGCGGACGAGCTGGACAAGCGCGGGCTGAAGCTGGCGAACCTTGAGGAGAAGACGATGGAGGAGCTCCGCTCGTTCCTCCCGCCGATGGCAGCGGTAAAGAACCCGGTTGACATGATAGCCAGCGCCCGCGGTGAGGACTACTACAGGACGGCAAAGGCCCTGCTCGAAGACCCGAACGTCGACATGCTCATCGCGATATGTGTCGTCCCGACATTCGCGGGCATGACCCCGACCGAGCACGCCGAGGGCGTTATCCGGGCGGTCAAGGAGGTCAACAACGGAAAGCCGGTTCTCGGCCTCTTCATGGCCGGCTACGTGAGTGAGAAGGCGAAGGAGTTCCTTGAGGCAAACGGAATCCCGAGCTATGAGAGGCCGGAAGACGCGGCAGCTGGTGCCTACGCGCTCGTCCAGCAGGCGAGGAACGCCGGCGTTTTGGAGGAGGAGTGA
- a CDS encoding adenosylcobalamin-dependent ribonucleoside-diphosphate reductase → MAVEKVMKRDGRIVPFDRERIRWAIKRAMLEVGVHDDKLLNKVVRRVVRRVNELYDGQIPNIENIQDIVELELMRAGLFDVAKAYILYRKKKAEIREEKKKILNKDRLDEIDKRFSLNALRVLASRYLIRNEKGEIIESPRELFERVATLVVIPDLLYDERVFERDGNHEQDLSRVKYYLEHFEEFDGKYSIGRFKLNKYHFERMVNLYRELAEKGKMKVSIDEFLKMLENGAFDDYEAEIEEYFRLMAGQVFMPNTPALINSGRPLGMLSACFVVPIEDDMESIMKAAHDVAMIQKAGGGTGVNFSKLRPEGDFVGSTAGAASGPVSFMHLIDAVSDVIKQGGVRRGANMGILEVWHPDIEKFIHAKEKNVGTNVLSNFNISVGIWKDFWEALKEGKRYPLVNPRTGEKVKEIDPKSLFEELAFMAWAKADPGVIFFDVINRRNVLEPAKGGPIRATNPCVVGETRILTEKGEMKIEELFELAKSKGAEVLDVIDEGILGEGGEPRAYLSPVKVIASNGEKVEAYVWKVGFKPAIKIVLEDGTELVGDEEHEVKVNGQYLQLKNLQVGSCVEIYPEGCKKVIQIEPVGSKLVYTLTMKKVHEYIANGIVSKNCGEEPLYEYESCNLASINLAKFVKYDDKGKPYFDWDEYAYVIQKVAKYLDNAIDVNRFPLPEIDHNTKLTRRIGVGMMGLADALFKLGIPYNSEEGFAFMRKATEYLTFYAYKYSVEAAKKRGPFPLYEKTKYPEGELPVEGFYHREIWNLPWDKLAEEIKKHGVRNGMVTTCPPTGSVSMIADTSSGIEPIFALVYKKSVTVGEFYYVDPVFESELKKRGLYSDEILKKISDNYGSVQGLEEIPEDMQRVFVTAMDIHWLDHLLAQANIQLWLTDSASKTINMPNDATVEDVKAAYLLAYKLGCKGVTVYRDGSLSVQVYSVEGEKRKRVPAKPSEYAVEKLRAVVEAEPWLAKFINVEAILNGTNGKEKTKTPGLTFSVSSPAVSKPIAHEHPHHAEKPEIPEEKIRELLGVVYCPVCYEKDGELIELRMESGCATCPRCGWSKCVIS, encoded by the coding sequence ATGGCCGTTGAAAAAGTGATGAAAAGGGACGGTAGAATCGTGCCGTTTGATAGAGAGCGTATAAGGTGGGCTATAAAAAGGGCAATGCTTGAAGTAGGGGTTCACGACGACAAGCTTCTCAACAAAGTCGTCAGAAGGGTCGTCAGGCGCGTCAATGAGTTATACGACGGGCAGATTCCCAACATCGAGAACATACAGGACATCGTTGAGCTCGAGCTCATGCGTGCCGGCCTCTTCGACGTCGCCAAGGCTTACATCCTCTACCGCAAGAAGAAGGCCGAGATCAGGGAGGAGAAGAAGAAAATCCTCAACAAGGACAGGCTCGATGAAATAGATAAGCGCTTCTCCCTCAACGCCCTCCGCGTTTTAGCGAGCAGATACCTCATAAGGAACGAAAAGGGGGAAATTATTGAGAGCCCCAGAGAGCTCTTCGAGAGGGTTGCGACCCTCGTGGTCATCCCCGACCTGCTCTACGACGAGCGCGTTTTTGAGAGGGACGGCAACCACGAGCAGGACCTGAGCAGGGTGAAATACTACCTTGAGCACTTTGAGGAGTTCGACGGGAAGTACTCAATCGGGCGCTTCAAGCTCAACAAGTACCACTTTGAGAGGATGGTAAACCTCTACCGCGAGCTGGCGGAGAAGGGCAAGATGAAGGTCTCTATAGACGAGTTCCTGAAAATGCTTGAAAACGGCGCCTTTGACGACTACGAGGCCGAGATAGAGGAGTACTTCAGGCTGATGGCAGGTCAGGTCTTCATGCCCAACACGCCCGCGCTCATCAACTCTGGCAGGCCATTGGGAATGCTCTCAGCGTGCTTCGTTGTCCCGATAGAGGACGACATGGAGAGCATAATGAAGGCTGCACACGATGTGGCCATGATACAAAAGGCGGGAGGCGGCACTGGAGTTAATTTCTCAAAGCTCCGTCCAGAGGGGGATTTCGTCGGTTCTACGGCGGGGGCAGCTAGTGGACCTGTCAGCTTCATGCACCTCATCGACGCCGTCAGCGACGTTATCAAGCAGGGGGGCGTAAGAAGGGGCGCCAACATGGGAATCCTGGAGGTCTGGCACCCCGACATAGAGAAGTTCATACATGCCAAAGAGAAGAACGTCGGAACCAACGTGCTCAGCAACTTCAACATCAGCGTCGGCATCTGGAAGGACTTCTGGGAAGCACTCAAAGAGGGCAAGCGCTACCCGCTCGTGAACCCGAGGACGGGAGAGAAGGTCAAGGAGATAGACCCCAAGAGCCTCTTTGAGGAGTTAGCGTTCATGGCATGGGCCAAGGCAGACCCTGGAGTGATATTCTTTGACGTCATCAACAGGAGGAACGTCCTGGAGCCTGCGAAGGGCGGACCGATAAGGGCCACCAATCCGTGCGTGGTCGGGGAGACGAGAATTTTAACTGAAAAGGGAGAGATGAAAATCGAGGAACTTTTTGAGCTGGCTAAATCAAAGGGCGCTGAAGTCCTTGACGTTATTGATGAAGGAATACTCGGAGAAGGAGGCGAACCGAGGGCATACTTGAGTCCGGTAAAAGTCATTGCATCAAACGGCGAAAAAGTTGAAGCGTACGTGTGGAAGGTCGGATTCAAGCCCGCAATAAAGATTGTTCTCGAAGACGGAACTGAGCTCGTAGGCGACGAAGAGCATGAAGTTAAAGTTAACGGACAGTACTTACAGCTGAAGAACCTCCAAGTGGGATCATGTGTCGAAATTTATCCCGAGGGATGCAAGAAGGTCATACAAATAGAGCCTGTTGGCAGTAAACTAGTTTACACATTGACCATGAAAAAGGTCCATGAATACATAGCAAACGGTATAGTCAGTAAGAACTGCGGAGAAGAGCCCCTCTACGAGTACGAGTCGTGCAACCTCGCGAGCATCAATCTGGCGAAGTTCGTGAAGTATGACGACAAAGGAAAGCCCTACTTCGACTGGGACGAGTACGCCTACGTGATTCAGAAGGTGGCGAAGTACCTCGACAACGCCATAGACGTCAACCGCTTCCCGCTCCCGGAGATAGACCACAACACCAAGCTCACGAGGAGGATAGGCGTTGGAATGATGGGTTTGGCAGATGCCCTCTTCAAGCTCGGCATACCCTACAACAGCGAGGAAGGCTTCGCCTTCATGAGGAAGGCCACCGAGTACCTGACCTTCTACGCCTACAAGTACAGCGTTGAAGCGGCTAAGAAGCGCGGGCCCTTCCCGCTCTACGAGAAGACCAAATACCCAGAGGGAGAACTCCCGGTAGAGGGCTTCTACCACCGCGAGATATGGAACCTCCCCTGGGACAAACTGGCTGAGGAAATCAAGAAGCACGGCGTCAGGAACGGAATGGTGACCACCTGCCCACCGACTGGCTCGGTTTCGATGATAGCCGACACCTCAAGCGGAATCGAGCCAATCTTTGCCCTCGTCTACAAGAAGAGCGTCACCGTTGGAGAGTTCTACTACGTTGACCCAGTCTTCGAGAGTGAGCTCAAGAAGCGCGGCCTCTACAGCGACGAAATACTCAAGAAGATAAGCGACAACTACGGCTCGGTTCAGGGCCTTGAGGAGATTCCAGAGGACATGCAGAGGGTTTTCGTCACGGCGATGGACATCCACTGGCTCGACCACCTTCTTGCACAGGCAAACATCCAGCTCTGGCTCACCGACAGCGCGAGCAAGACCATCAACATGCCGAACGACGCGACGGTTGAGGACGTCAAGGCCGCTTACCTGCTCGCCTACAAGCTCGGCTGTAAGGGCGTTACCGTCTACCGCGACGGCTCGCTGTCGGTGCAGGTGTACAGCGTAGAGGGCGAGAAGCGGAAGCGCGTCCCGGCCAAGCCGAGCGAGTACGCCGTTGAGAAGCTCAGGGCAGTCGTTGAAGCCGAGCCCTGGCTGGCAAAGTTCATCAACGTCGAGGCCATACTCAATGGCACCAACGGAAAGGAGAAAACCAAGACTCCGGGGCTTACTTTCTCGGTGTCTTCACCCGCGGTTTCAAAACCTATCGCCCACGAGCATCCACACCACGCGGAGAAGCCCGAGATCCCAGAGGAGAAGATAAGGGAACTCCTCGGCGTGGTTTACTGCCCCGTCTGCTACGAGAAGGACGGTGAACTCATCGAGCTAAGGATGGAGAGTGGCTGCGCAACCTGCCCGCGCTGCGGCTGGAGCAAGTGCGTGATTAGCTGA
- a CDS encoding metal-dependent hydrolase, producing MVKVKFLGHAAFLIEGSKRILIDPFLTGNPKAAAKPEEIEADLILITHAHSDHIGDAVEIAKRTGAKIVAMYDVANYISEQAGGKVETIGMNYGPTEVDGVGIVQVPAWHSSSDGKYSIGNPCGYIVKLDGKTIYHAGDTFVFLDMGLFAELYGPIDVALLPIGGHFTMGVKEAAKAVELLKPKKVVPMHYNTWPPISADPEEFKRLVGDKVEVVVLQPGEELEL from the coding sequence ATGGTAAAGGTGAAGTTCCTCGGCCACGCGGCCTTTCTGATCGAGGGAAGCAAGAGGATCCTCATAGACCCGTTCCTGACAGGAAACCCGAAAGCGGCAGCCAAGCCAGAAGAGATTGAGGCCGACCTAATTCTGATCACCCACGCCCACAGCGACCACATTGGAGATGCTGTTGAGATCGCCAAGAGAACAGGAGCGAAGATAGTGGCAATGTACGACGTAGCCAACTACATAAGCGAGCAGGCCGGGGGCAAGGTTGAAACCATCGGCATGAACTACGGCCCGACCGAGGTTGACGGCGTTGGAATCGTTCAGGTTCCGGCCTGGCACTCCAGCAGCGACGGGAAGTACAGCATCGGAAACCCCTGCGGCTACATCGTTAAGCTCGACGGAAAGACAATATACCACGCCGGAGACACGTTCGTGTTCCTCGACATGGGCCTCTTCGCCGAGCTCTACGGCCCAATTGACGTTGCCCTGCTCCCGATAGGCGGCCACTTCACAATGGGCGTTAAGGAGGCTGCCAAGGCCGTCGAGCTCCTCAAACCGAAGAAGGTCGTCCCGATGCACTACAACACCTGGCCCCCGATTTCAGCTGACCCAGAGGAGTTCAAGAGGCTCGTCGGGGACAAGGTTGAGGTTGTTGTTCTCCAGCCAGGCGAAGAGCTCGAACTCTGA
- a CDS encoding phosphoribosyltransferase, giving the protein MDKVYLTWWQVDRAIFALADELRKNFMPDVIVGVARGGLIPAVRLSHILGDLEVKVIDVKFYKGIDDRMEKPEITIPLHGLLEGKKVVIVDDVSDTGKTLEVVIEEVKKAGAKEVKVACLSMKPWTKVVPDFYVFRTDKWIVFPWEEFPVVVRE; this is encoded by the coding sequence ATGGACAAGGTTTACCTAACCTGGTGGCAGGTTGACAGGGCCATCTTCGCGCTGGCTGACGAGCTGAGAAAGAACTTTATGCCTGACGTCATTGTCGGGGTAGCGAGAGGTGGACTTATCCCCGCGGTGAGGCTCAGCCACATCCTCGGCGACCTTGAGGTTAAAGTCATAGACGTCAAGTTCTACAAGGGCATAGACGACAGAATGGAGAAACCGGAGATAACAATCCCGCTCCACGGCTTGCTGGAAGGCAAGAAGGTCGTCATAGTTGACGACGTCAGCGATACCGGCAAGACCCTTGAAGTCGTCATCGAGGAGGTCAAGAAGGCAGGGGCGAAGGAGGTAAAGGTCGCCTGCCTCAGCATGAAGCCCTGGACGAAGGTTGTTCCCGACTTCTATGTATTCAGAACCGACAAGTGGATAGTCTTCCCCTGGGAGGAGTTCCCCGTCGTTGTGAGGGAGTGA
- the thpR gene encoding RNA 2',3'-cyclic phosphodiesterase: MRAFIAIDVSDEVRDNLLKAQERIGNKAAKIKFVERENFHVTLKFLGEIDEVTAEEVKKALAEIAKRHKKHKVRVKGIGVFPNPNYVRVIWAGIENDEGITAIASDVEREMRRLGFKKDKDFVAHITIGRVKFVRDKVELAMALKELANEDFGEFEVDAIELKKSTLTPKGPIYETVARFELAE, from the coding sequence ATGAGGGCATTCATAGCGATTGATGTTAGCGACGAGGTTCGCGACAACCTCCTGAAGGCCCAGGAGAGGATAGGAAACAAAGCAGCGAAAATAAAGTTCGTCGAGCGGGAGAACTTCCACGTAACGCTCAAGTTCCTCGGCGAGATTGACGAGGTAACGGCGGAGGAAGTCAAAAAGGCCCTGGCCGAGATAGCGAAGAGGCACAAGAAGCATAAGGTTCGGGTCAAAGGCATCGGCGTCTTCCCGAACCCGAACTACGTCCGCGTCATCTGGGCAGGCATAGAGAACGACGAGGGGATAACGGCGATAGCCAGCGACGTGGAGCGCGAGATGCGTCGCTTGGGCTTCAAGAAGGACAAGGACTTCGTCGCCCACATAACAATCGGACGCGTTAAGTTCGTCCGCGACAAGGTGGAGCTCGCTATGGCGTTGAAGGAACTGGCCAACGAGGACTTTGGCGAGTTCGAGGTCGATGCCATAGAGCTGAAGAAGAGCACGCTCACCCCAAAGGGCCCGATTTACGAGACGGTAGCGAGGTTCGAGCTCGCGGAGTGA